A single genomic interval of Psychroserpens sp. NJDZ02 harbors:
- a CDS encoding acyl-CoA thioesterase, giving the protein MKQDEIEIRVRYAETDQMGVVHHGNYALYLEMARIEWLRKLNISYRKMEENGIGLPVVSMSVNFKKPVHYDDLITVKTQLKKAPSALVEFEYEIHNELQEIVSTASVVLAFIDMKTKRPTRPPKYFLEALNG; this is encoded by the coding sequence ATAAAACAAGATGAAATTGAAATAAGAGTGCGTTATGCAGAAACAGACCAAATGGGTGTTGTTCATCATGGGAATTACGCATTATATCTAGAAATGGCCAGAATTGAATGGTTACGTAAATTAAATATTTCTTATCGAAAAATGGAAGAAAATGGTATTGGATTGCCAGTGGTGTCGATGTCTGTAAATTTCAAAAAACCAGTGCATTATGATGACTTAATTACGGTAAAAACGCAGCTTAAAAAAGCGCCTTCTGCGTTGGTGGAATTTGAGTATGAAATACACAATGAATTGCAAGAAATTGTGTCTACAGCAAGTGTGGTTTTGGCGTTTATCGATATGAAAACAAAACGTCCAACACGACCACCTAAGTATTTTTTGGAAGCTTTAAATGGTTAA